A genomic segment from Bradyrhizobium sp. ISRA430 encodes:
- the sufC gene encoding Fe-S cluster assembly ATPase SufC, which yields MALLEIRDLHVGVEDREIIRGLHLNVNAGEVHAIMGPNGSGKSTLSHVIAGKPGYEITGGQIQFRGENLLRMEPNERAAKGVFLAFQYPVEIPGVTTMNFLRAALNAQRKARDQKEFSIPEVLKRVREVAGSLNIPQDMLKRGVNVGFSGGEKKRNEILQMALLEPSLCILDEIDSGLDIDALRIVASGINALRSPERAMIVITHYRRLLDHIVPDVVHVMSKGRVMKSGGKELALELEACGYAQFEDAA from the coding sequence ATGGCGCTACTCGAAATCCGAGATTTGCATGTTGGTGTCGAAGACCGCGAAATCATTCGCGGCCTGCATCTTAACGTCAATGCTGGTGAGGTGCACGCGATCATGGGGCCGAACGGCTCCGGCAAATCGACGCTCTCGCACGTCATCGCCGGCAAGCCGGGCTATGAGATCACCGGCGGACAAATCCAGTTCAGGGGCGAGAACCTGTTGCGGATGGAGCCAAATGAACGCGCCGCCAAGGGCGTGTTCCTGGCATTCCAGTATCCGGTCGAGATCCCCGGCGTGACCACCATGAACTTCCTGCGGGCGGCACTGAACGCCCAGCGCAAGGCGCGCGACCAAAAGGAATTCTCCATCCCCGAAGTTCTGAAAAGAGTCCGCGAGGTGGCCGGTTCGCTCAACATTCCCCAGGACATGCTCAAGCGCGGCGTCAATGTCGGCTTCTCCGGCGGCGAGAAGAAGCGCAACGAAATTTTGCAGATGGCGTTGCTCGAGCCGAGTCTGTGCATCCTTGACGAGATCGATTCCGGTCTCGACATCGACGCGCTGCGTATCGTCGCCAGCGGCATCAACGCCTTGCGTTCGCCGGAACGAGCGATGATCGTGATCACCCACTATCGGCGGCTTCTCGACCATATCGTGCCGGACGTTGTGCACGTGATGTCGAAAGGGCGGGTCATGAAGAGCGGCGGCAAGGAACTCGCGCTCGAGCTCGAGGCTTGTGGCTACGCCCAATTCGAAGACGCGGCCTGA
- the sufD gene encoding Fe-S cluster assembly protein SufD: MKQVLPKADAERAIGNVFAAARGRLPGAGLVPQIRASAFEVYERAGLPHRCMEDWKYTDLRALIGEVLPLAPRPDAEALVRAKVSVKQVAADQAVKLVLVDGIFAPELSDLGRLENEVVVRSLREILENSATGALAGLVLSTTSDPAISLNAAMATDGLVITVADGNAVKRPIQIVHVATGASVSTFTRSYLQLGKGAHAAIVESFVPAEGASGYQANDAIIALVGDEASLSHIRVAADASDAVNISSAIIAVGARAKLDLFSMTCSGSISRYQGFITLAGEETKLSANGVNLIRGKLHADTTIVVDHAVPHCTSREKFRAVIDDCGRSVFQGRIVVRPAARKTDATLTTRALLLSDQAEADNKPELEILADDVTCGHGATSGALDDTLVFYLRARGLSEKDAQMLLIKAFLGQSIEEITSENLRDFVTAQVEHWLQAGR, encoded by the coding sequence ATGAAGCAGGTTTTGCCGAAAGCCGACGCCGAACGCGCAATTGGCAATGTTTTCGCTGCGGCGCGTGGACGGCTGCCTGGTGCAGGCCTTGTCCCCCAAATCCGGGCGAGCGCATTCGAGGTCTACGAGCGTGCCGGCCTTCCGCATCGGTGCATGGAGGATTGGAAATACACAGATCTGCGCGCCCTGATCGGCGAGGTGCTGCCACTCGCTCCGCGACCGGATGCGGAGGCGCTGGTGCGCGCAAAGGTGTCGGTCAAGCAAGTGGCTGCCGATCAGGCGGTCAAACTGGTTTTGGTGGATGGCATATTCGCGCCGGAGCTATCCGATCTCGGCAGGCTGGAAAATGAAGTCGTTGTGCGGTCGCTGCGAGAGATTCTGGAGAATTCGGCCACTGGGGCCTTGGCCGGTCTGGTGCTGTCGACGACGAGCGATCCGGCGATCTCGCTCAATGCCGCAATGGCGACAGATGGTCTGGTGATTACGGTCGCCGACGGCAATGCGGTGAAGCGTCCAATTCAAATCGTTCACGTCGCAACCGGAGCGTCGGTGTCCACCTTTACACGCTCCTATCTGCAGCTCGGTAAAGGAGCGCATGCGGCTATCGTGGAAAGTTTCGTCCCGGCTGAAGGCGCGAGCGGCTATCAAGCCAACGATGCGATAATCGCCCTGGTTGGTGACGAGGCGAGCCTTTCGCACATCCGCGTGGCAGCCGATGCCTCTGACGCCGTGAACATCTCGTCGGCGATCATCGCAGTCGGCGCCAGGGCTAAGCTCGACCTCTTCAGCATGACCTGCAGCGGCTCCATCAGCCGCTATCAGGGATTCATCACGCTGGCCGGCGAGGAAACCAAGCTCTCGGCGAATGGGGTTAATCTCATCAGGGGCAAGCTCCACGCGGACACAACGATCGTGGTCGACCACGCCGTGCCACATTGCACCAGTCGGGAGAAGTTCCGCGCGGTCATCGACGATTGCGGCCGCTCGGTGTTTCAGGGCCGAATCGTCGTTCGTCCCGCCGCCCGGAAGACGGACGCCACCCTGACGACGCGAGCGCTGCTCCTATCCGACCAGGCCGAGGCCGACAATAAGCCGGAACTTGAAATCTTGGCTGACGACGTGACCTGCGGCCACGGAGCGACATCGGGTGCGCTCGACGACACTCTCGTATTCTATCTGCGCGCTCGGGGGCTATCCGAGAAGGATGCGCAGATGTTGCTGATTAAAGCGTTCCTTGGCCAGTCGATTGAGGAGATCACTTCCGAGAATCTGCGCGATTTTGTGACAGCGCAAGTTGAACACTGGCTGCAGGCGGGACGATGA
- a CDS encoding cysteine desulfurase has translation MSAHPAVSNGSYEVNRLRTDFPALAMTVYGKPLVYLDNAASAQKPNAVLDRMMQVYSSEYANVHRGLHYLANAATEAYEGARTKVAQFVNARLNEEIIFTRSATEAINLVAQTFGRERITPGDEIVLSIMEHHSNIVPWHLLRERLGAVIKWAPVDDDGNFLLDDFERLLTPRTKMVAITQMSNVLGTVLPVKDVVRIAHARGIPVLVDGSQACVHLSADVCDIDCDFYVMTGHKLYGPTGIGMLYGKSEHLASMPPFNGGGEMIREVSRSGVIYGDPPHRFEAGTPPIVEAIGLGAAIDYINSIGKVQIRRHESVLLAYAQERLAEINFVRMIGTPADKGPIISFDVKGAHAHDIATVIDRAGVAVRAGTHCAMPLLKRFGVLATCRASLGLYNTREEIDVLVRALIKARQLFS, from the coding sequence ATGAGCGCACATCCGGCCGTGAGCAATGGCAGTTACGAGGTCAACCGTCTGCGTACGGACTTTCCTGCGCTCGCCATGACGGTGTACGGCAAGCCGCTTGTTTATCTCGACAACGCTGCATCCGCGCAAAAGCCCAACGCGGTGCTTGACCGTATGATGCAGGTGTACTCCAGCGAATACGCCAACGTTCATCGCGGCTTGCACTACCTCGCTAACGCGGCGACCGAGGCGTATGAAGGCGCCCGTACCAAGGTGGCGCAGTTTGTGAACGCGCGCTTAAACGAAGAGATCATCTTCACTCGGAGCGCCACGGAGGCAATCAATCTGGTCGCCCAGACTTTTGGCCGTGAACGCATTACCCCGGGTGATGAGATCGTTCTCTCGATTATGGAACACCACTCCAACATTGTGCCATGGCACCTTCTCAGGGAACGACTCGGTGCAGTGATCAAATGGGCGCCAGTGGATGATGACGGAAACTTCTTGCTCGATGATTTTGAGCGACTGCTGACCCCGCGTACCAAGATGGTTGCAATCACACAAATGTCGAACGTGCTCGGCACGGTATTGCCGGTGAAAGACGTGGTGAGGATCGCGCATGCTCGTGGTATCCCGGTGCTGGTCGACGGCTCGCAAGCTTGCGTCCATCTGAGCGCCGACGTCTGCGACATTGATTGCGATTTCTACGTCATGACGGGCCACAAACTCTATGGTCCGACTGGGATCGGCATGCTTTACGGCAAGTCTGAGCATCTGGCATCGATGCCGCCCTTCAATGGCGGCGGGGAGATGATCCGCGAGGTCTCGCGTTCTGGCGTCATTTATGGTGATCCGCCACACCGGTTCGAAGCGGGTACGCCGCCTATCGTCGAAGCCATCGGTTTAGGGGCGGCTATCGATTACATCAATTCAATAGGCAAGGTGCAGATCCGCAGGCACGAGAGCGTACTGCTCGCTTACGCGCAGGAGAGGCTGGCGGAGATCAATTTCGTGCGCATGATCGGGACCCCGGCCGACAAGGGACCGATCATTTCCTTTGATGTGAAGGGTGCGCATGCGCATGATATTGCCACCGTCATCGACCGCGCCGGTGTAGCGGTGCGGGCGGGGACCCATTGTGCGATGCCGCTGCTCAAGCGCTTCGGCGTGCTGGCGACGTGCCGTGCGTCCCTCGGACTTTACAATACACGTGAAGAGATTGATGTGCTCGTGCGTGCGCTTATCAAGGCGCGGCAGCTGTTCTCGTGA
- the nifD gene encoding nitrogenase molybdenum-iron protein alpha chain, which yields MSLATTQSIAEIRARNKELIEEVLKVYPEKTAKRRAKHLNVHQAGKSDCGVKSNIKSIPGVMTIRGCAYAGSKGVVWGPIKDMVHISHGPVGCGQYSWGSRRNYYVGTTGIDSFVTLQFTSDFQEKDIVFGGDKKLVKILDEIQELFPLNNGITIQSECPIGLIGDDIEAVSRAKSKEYGGKTIVPVRCEGFRGVSQSLGHHIANDAVRDWIFDQLESDGKPKFEPTPYDVAIIGDYNIGGDAWSSRILLEEMGLRVIAQWSGDGSLAELEATPKAKLNILHCYRSMNYISRHMEEKFGIPWCEYNFFGPSKIAESLRKIAGYFDDKIKEGAERVIEKYQPLVNAVIAKYRPRLEGKTVMLYVGGLRPRHVIGAYEDLGMEVIGTGYEFGHNDDYQRTAQHYVKDSTLIYDDVNGYEFERFVEKLQPDLVGSGIKEKYVFQKMGVPFRQMHSWDYSGPYHGYDGFAIFARDMDMAINSPVWKKTKAPWKEASRAKLLAAE from the coding sequence ATGAGTCTCGCTACGACCCAGAGCATCGCAGAAATCAGGGCTCGCAACAAAGAGCTGATCGAGGAGGTGCTGAAGGTCTATCCGGAGAAAACCGCGAAACGGCGTGCCAAGCACCTCAACGTTCACCAAGCCGGCAAGTCAGATTGCGGGGTGAAGTCCAACATCAAATCCATACCTGGCGTGATGACGATCAGAGGCTGCGCCTATGCAGGGTCAAAGGGGGTGGTCTGGGGACCGATCAAGGACATGGTCCATATCAGCCACGGCCCGGTCGGCTGCGGTCAGTATTCGTGGGGCTCGCGACGCAATTATTACGTTGGCACGACGGGCATCGATAGCTTCGTGACCCTGCAGTTCACCTCCGACTTTCAGGAAAAGGATATCGTATTCGGTGGCGACAAAAAGCTGGTCAAAATTCTTGACGAAATCCAGGAGCTGTTTCCGCTCAACAACGGCATCACGATCCAATCGGAATGCCCGATCGGACTGATCGGTGACGACATCGAGGCCGTGTCGAGAGCGAAATCCAAGGAATACGGCGGCAAGACCATCGTGCCGGTCCGTTGTGAGGGCTTTCGGGGTGTATCGCAGTCACTAGGCCATCACATTGCCAACGACGCGGTGCGCGATTGGATTTTCGACCAGCTCGAGTCCGATGGCAAACCAAAGTTTGAGCCGACGCCGTACGATGTTGCGATCATCGGAGACTACAATATCGGCGGCGACGCCTGGTCATCGCGAATTCTGCTGGAGGAGATGGGCCTGCGGGTGATCGCGCAGTGGTCCGGCGACGGTTCACTGGCTGAGCTCGAGGCAACGCCGAAGGCAAAGCTCAACATTCTGCATTGCTACCGTTCCATGAACTACATCTCACGCCACATGGAAGAGAAGTTCGGTATCCCCTGGTGCGAGTACAACTTCTTCGGTCCTTCAAAGATCGCAGAGTCGCTGCGTAAGATTGCGGGCTATTTCGACGACAAGATTAAGGAAGGCGCCGAGCGGGTGATTGAAAAGTACCAACCTCTGGTGAACGCTGTGATCGCAAAATATCGCCCGCGCCTGGAGGGCAAGACGGTGATGCTGTACGTCGGCGGGCTCCGTCCGCGTCATGTGATTGGCGCATACGAGGACCTCGGGATGGAAGTTATTGGCACCGGATACGAGTTCGGTCACAACGACGACTATCAGCGCACAGCTCAGCATTACGTAAAGGACAGCACGCTCATCTACGATGACGTCAATGGCTATGAGTTCGAGCGCTTCGTCGAAAAGCTCCAGCCTGACCTCGTCGGCTCGGGCATCAAAGAAAAATACGTTTTTCAAAAGATGGGTGTGCCGTTCCGGCAGATGCACTCCTGGGATTATTCGGGCCCATATCACGGCTATGACGGCTTTGCGATCTTTGCGCGCGACATGGACATGGCCATCAACTCGCCGGTCTGGAAGAAAACGAAGGCACCCTGGAAGGAAGCTTCGAGAGCCAAGCTCCTAGCTGCAGAATAA
- the nifK gene encoding nitrogenase molybdenum-iron protein subunit beta, giving the protein MVQSAEHVLDHLELFRGPEYQQMLAKKKIFENPRDPAEVERIKEWTKTAEYREKNFAREALAVNPAKACQPLGAVFASVGFEGTLPFVHGSQGCVAYYRSHLSRHFKEPSSCVSSSMTEDAAVFGGLNNMIDGLANSYNMYKPKMIAVSTTCMAEVIGDDLNAFIKTSKEKGSVPADFDVPFAHTPAFVGSHVTGYDNALKGILEHFWDGKAGTAPKLERKQNGAINIIGGFDGYTVGNLREIKRILALMGIQHTILADNSEVFDTPTDGEFRMYDGGTTLEDAANAVHAKATISMQQWCTEKTLPFVAEHGQDVVSFNYPVGLSATDDFIVALSRISGKEIPEQLARERGRLVDAIADSSAHIHGKKFAIYGDPDLCYGLAAFLLELGAEPTHVLSTNGNKAWHEKMQVLLASSPFGQGCQAYPGRDLWHMRSLLFTEPVDFLIGNTYGKYLERDTGTPLIRIGFPVFDRHHHHRSPLWGYQGGLNVLVKILDKIFDEIDKKTNVLGKTDYSFDIIR; this is encoded by the coding sequence ATGGTGCAGAGTGCCGAACACGTGCTCGATCATCTCGAGCTGTTCCGCGGTCCAGAATACCAGCAGATGCTGGCCAAGAAGAAGATATTCGAGAATCCTCGCGATCCCGCCGAGGTCGAACGCATCAAGGAATGGACGAAGACGGCCGAATATCGCGAAAAGAACTTTGCGCGGGAGGCGCTAGCGGTAAATCCGGCCAAGGCATGCCAGCCGCTCGGCGCCGTATTCGCCTCCGTTGGCTTTGAGGGCACGCTGCCTTTCGTCCACGGCTCGCAAGGATGCGTGGCTTATTACCGCAGCCACCTGTCGCGGCACTTCAAGGAGCCTTCCTCCTGCGTCTCTTCGTCTATGACGGAAGACGCTGCCGTATTCGGCGGCCTGAACAACATGATCGACGGGCTCGCGAACAGCTATAACATGTACAAACCCAAGATGATTGCGGTCTCGACGACCTGCATGGCCGAGGTGATCGGCGATGACCTCAACGCCTTCATTAAAACGTCGAAAGAAAAAGGCTCGGTTCCGGCGGACTTCGACGTGCCATTCGCCCATACGCCGGCGTTCGTCGGCAGCCACGTCACCGGTTATGACAATGCGCTCAAGGGCATTCTGGAGCATTTTTGGGACGGTAAGGCCGGAACAGCGCCGAAGCTGGAGCGCAAGCAGAACGGGGCGATCAACATCATTGGTGGGTTCGATGGCTATACCGTCGGGAACCTTCGCGAGATCAAGCGCATCTTGGCGTTGATGGGCATCCAGCACACGATTCTCGCCGATAATTCTGAAGTCTTCGATACTCCGACAGACGGCGAATTCCGGATGTATGACGGAGGCACGACGCTGGAAGATGCGGCCAACGCGGTTCACGCCAAGGCGACAATCTCCATGCAGCAGTGGTGCACCGAAAAAACGCTGCCATTCGTGGCTGAGCATGGGCAGGACGTCGTATCCTTCAACTACCCGGTGGGCTTATCCGCAACGGATGACTTTATCGTGGCGCTGTCACGCATCAGCGGCAAGGAGATTCCCGAGCAACTCGCGCGAGAACGTGGCCGCCTGGTCGACGCCATCGCTGACTCCAGCGCGCATATCCATGGCAAGAAGTTCGCGATCTATGGCGATCCGGATCTTTGCTATGGGTTGGCTGCGTTTCTGCTCGAACTCGGCGCCGAACCGACCCATGTGCTGTCCACGAACGGCAACAAGGCATGGCACGAAAAAATGCAGGTGCTGCTTGCAAGCTCGCCATTTGGGCAGGGCTGCCAAGCCTATCCGGGCCGAGACCTCTGGCACATGCGTTCACTCTTGTTCACCGAGCCAGTCGATTTTCTGATTGGCAACACCTATGGCAAGTATCTGGAGCGCGATACTGGAACGCCACTGATCCGCATCGGCTTTCCGGTTTTTGATCGGCATCACCATCACCGCTCCCCCCTATGGGGCTATCAGGGCGGCCTGAATGTGCTGGTGAAGATCCTGGACAAGATCTTCGATGAGATCGACAAGAAGACAAACGTTCTTGGAAAAACTGACTACAGCTTCGACATCATTCGTTGA
- the nifE gene encoding nitrogenase iron-molybdenum cofactor biosynthesis protein NifE, which yields MSSLAATVQNIFDEPGCAKNGSKSEAERKNGCTKQLQPGSAAGGCAFDGAKVALQPFTDVAHLVHGPIACEGNSWDNRGAASSGSNLWRTAFTTDLSETDIVFGGEKRLCKAIKEIIDKCDPPAIFVYQTCIPAMIGDDINAVCKAASQRFAKPVIPINSPGFVGSKNLGNKLAGEALLDYVIGTQEPDYTTPYDINLIGEYNLSGELWQVKPLLDELGVRILSCISGDGKYREVASSHRARAAMLVCSKSMINVARKMEQRYGIPFFEGSFYGIQDSSESLRQLARLLVKRGAPTDLLGRTEAVIAREEAWAWAAIEPYKPRFEGKKALLITGGVKSWSVVAALQEAGLELVGTSVKKSTSKDKERIKELMGQDAHMIEDMTPRELYKMLKDAKADIMLSGGKSQFVALKAAMPWLDINQERCHAYMGYVGMVKLVEEIDKSLSSPMWEQLRRPAPWQALAKAMEQMQSPVAAIACDPALAETARRARKICVCNAVDLGTIEDAIYAHGLRSVAAVREHTNAVGGCCQRRIEAILVSEPSAMRQAAE from the coding sequence ATGAGTTCACTAGCGGCCACGGTCCAGAATATTTTCGACGAGCCGGGCTGCGCCAAGAATGGCAGTAAGTCGGAGGCTGAACGCAAGAACGGCTGCACCAAACAGCTGCAGCCGGGTAGCGCTGCCGGCGGCTGTGCTTTCGATGGCGCCAAGGTTGCGCTGCAGCCGTTCACCGATGTCGCTCACTTGGTGCATGGTCCGATCGCGTGCGAAGGTAATTCCTGGGACAATCGCGGCGCGGCCTCGTCAGGCTCCAATCTGTGGCGCACCGCGTTCACAACCGATTTGAGCGAAACCGATATTGTATTCGGAGGCGAGAAGCGGCTCTGCAAAGCGATCAAGGAGATCATCGACAAGTGCGACCCGCCCGCCATCTTCGTCTATCAAACCTGCATCCCGGCGATGATCGGCGACGACATCAACGCAGTCTGTAAGGCAGCATCTCAAAGGTTCGCAAAGCCGGTGATCCCGATCAATTCCCCGGGCTTCGTCGGCTCGAAGAACCTCGGTAACAAGCTCGCCGGCGAGGCGTTGCTCGACTATGTGATCGGGACGCAAGAGCCGGACTACACCACCCCGTACGATATCAACCTAATCGGGGAATACAATCTTTCGGGAGAGCTCTGGCAAGTAAAGCCATTGCTAGACGAGCTTGGGGTACGGATTCTCTCCTGCATCTCCGGCGATGGCAAATATCGCGAAGTCGCTTCATCTCATCGCGCGCGGGCGGCGATGTTGGTGTGCTCAAAGTCCATGATCAACGTCGCACGCAAAATGGAGCAACGCTACGGGATCCCGTTCTTCGAGGGGTCGTTCTACGGTATTCAAGATTCGAGCGAATCGCTGCGTCAGCTTGCCCGCCTATTGGTTAAACGCGGCGCGCCGACAGATCTGCTCGGACGCACTGAAGCGGTGATCGCGCGCGAGGAAGCGTGGGCCTGGGCTGCGATAGAGCCGTACAAGCCTCGATTCGAAGGCAAGAAGGCCTTGTTGATTACCGGCGGCGTCAAGTCATGGTCGGTCGTTGCGGCACTTCAGGAAGCCGGGCTTGAGTTAGTCGGAACCAGCGTCAAGAAATCAACCAGCAAAGACAAGGAGCGCATCAAGGAGCTCATGGGGCAGGATGCCCACATGATCGAGGACATGACGCCGCGCGAGCTGTACAAGATGTTGAAGGACGCAAAAGCGGACATCATGCTATCGGGCGGCAAGTCGCAGTTCGTCGCGCTGAAAGCGGCGATGCCCTGGCTCGATATCAACCAGGAGCGTTGCCACGCCTATATGGGCTATGTCGGAATGGTCAAGCTGGTGGAGGAGATCGATAAATCGCTCTCCAGTCCCATGTGGGAGCAGCTACGTCGACCCGCACCATGGCAGGCATTGGCCAAGGCGATGGAGCAGATGCAATCGCCGGTGGCCGCGATCGCCTGCGATCCGGCGCTCGCCGAAACCGCGCGCCGCGCGAGGAAGATCTGCGTGTGTAACGCGGTCGATCTGGGCACGATTGAGGATGCAATCTACGCGCACGGCCTGAGGAGCGTCGCAGCGGTCAGAGAGCATACCAATGCGGTCGGTGGCTGCTGCCAAAGACGCATCGAAGCTATCTTGGTGTCCGAGCCATCTGCCATGCGACAGGCCGCAGAATAG
- the nifN gene encoding nitrogenase iron-molybdenum cofactor biosynthesis protein NifN, with protein sequence MAIVTAPTKACAVNPLKMSQPIGGAFAFMGLRGAMPLLHGSQGCTSFGLTLFVRHFKEAVPLQTTAMSEVATVFGGYENLEQAILNIYNRAKPKIIGICSTGVTETNGDDVDAYLKLIRSKQPQLAKLPLVYVSTPDFKGAFQDGWEKAVARIVEVLVEGPSASGLRDPSKVNILPGCHLTPGDLDELRVIVEDFGLCPSFLPDLAGSLDGHIPDEYTPTTIGGIGVDEIASMGCAGWTIAIGAQMQRAAEVMQVKTGVPFRVFERLCGLCPNDEFMTFLSEISGRPIPLKYRRQRSQLADAMLDAHFHIGGRKVAIGAEPDLLFDLSGMLHDMGAQVTAAVTTTQSEVIERIKTKEVLIGDLEDLEGLAKTHHCDLLITHSHGRQAAARLKLPFYRTGFPMFDRLGAGHQLSVGYRGTRNLIFEIANLVIAHREENDQPTPDRWRTTTGLPRCSGYRSSTGAAERSIA encoded by the coding sequence ATGGCCATCGTCACGGCGCCGACGAAAGCCTGCGCTGTCAACCCGCTGAAGATGAGTCAGCCGATCGGCGGCGCATTCGCCTTCATGGGGCTGCGTGGGGCGATGCCGCTTCTGCACGGCTCCCAGGGATGCACATCCTTCGGGCTCACGCTCTTTGTCCGGCATTTCAAAGAGGCAGTACCGCTACAGACCACCGCGATGAGCGAGGTCGCGACCGTATTCGGCGGTTATGAGAATCTCGAGCAGGCGATACTGAACATCTACAACCGTGCCAAGCCAAAGATCATCGGAATCTGCTCGACCGGGGTCACCGAGACCAACGGCGACGATGTGGATGCCTACCTCAAGCTAATCCGGAGCAAGCAACCGCAACTCGCAAAGTTGCCACTGGTGTATGTCTCGACGCCTGATTTCAAGGGCGCGTTCCAGGACGGCTGGGAGAAGGCTGTGGCCCGCATTGTGGAGGTGCTGGTGGAAGGGCCCAGCGCCAGTGGCCTGCGGGACCCATCGAAAGTGAATATTCTGCCGGGATGTCACCTCACGCCCGGCGACCTTGATGAACTCCGCGTCATAGTGGAGGATTTTGGATTGTGCCCGTCCTTCCTCCCTGACCTGGCGGGATCGCTCGATGGGCATATCCCCGATGAGTATACGCCAACGACCATCGGCGGCATCGGCGTCGACGAAATTGCGAGCATGGGCTGCGCCGGATGGACGATTGCAATTGGGGCGCAGATGCAGCGTGCGGCAGAGGTCATGCAGGTCAAGACCGGCGTGCCTTTTCGCGTCTTCGAGCGGCTGTGTGGTCTCTGTCCGAACGACGAATTCATGACGTTCTTGAGCGAGATCAGCGGCCGCCCCATACCCTTGAAATATCGGCGCCAGCGCAGTCAGCTCGCCGATGCAATGCTGGACGCGCACTTCCATATTGGCGGTCGCAAAGTTGCTATCGGCGCTGAGCCAGACCTTCTGTTCGATTTGTCCGGCATGCTGCACGACATGGGCGCGCAGGTGACAGCGGCCGTGACGACCACCCAGTCGGAGGTGATCGAGCGGATCAAGACCAAGGAGGTACTCATTGGCGATCTCGAGGATCTGGAGGGGCTTGCCAAAACACACCATTGCGACCTGCTGATCACGCATTCGCATGGCAGGCAAGCGGCGGCTCGGCTGAAATTGCCGTTCTATCGTACGGGTTTTCCGATGTTCGATCGACTTGGCGCGGGACACCAACTATCCGTGGGCTATCGTGGTACCCGCAATCTGATCTTCGAAATCGCCAACCTCGTGATCGCGCACCGCGAGGAAAACGATCAGCCTACGCCCGATAGATGGCGGACTACGACCGGACTGCCACGATGCTCGGGGTATCGCAGCTCCACCGGCGCGGCTGAGAGGTCAATCGCATGA
- the nifX gene encoding nitrogen fixation protein NifX, with the protein MKVAFATQDLRRVDAHFGWAKNIAIYDVAPGGHVFLKAIEFEGDLKEDGKDDKLAPKIEAIKDCAILYVAAIGGAGAARVVANKIHPIKVNKPESILVLLEKLERVLKGTPPPWLRKAMAKDQRRTFEFDE; encoded by the coding sequence ATGAAGGTCGCGTTTGCCACTCAGGACCTGAGACGAGTCGATGCCCATTTTGGTTGGGCAAAGAATATAGCAATTTACGATGTCGCGCCTGGCGGGCACGTGTTTCTCAAAGCGATTGAGTTTGAGGGCGATCTTAAGGAGGACGGCAAGGACGATAAGTTGGCGCCGAAGATCGAGGCGATCAAGGATTGCGCGATTCTTTACGTCGCCGCCATTGGCGGTGCCGGGGCCGCGCGAGTGGTGGCCAACAAGATCCATCCTATCAAGGTGAACAAGCCAGAAAGCATTCTGGTGTTGCTCGAAAAACTCGAGCGCGTACTGAAGGGCACGCCACCTCCATGGCTACGCAAGGCTATGGCAAAAGACCAACGGCGAACGTTCGAGTTCGACGAATGA
- a CDS encoding NifX-associated nitrogen fixation protein, with protein MTAKMEQQGSAVNAPFLIELVKIWRAQDANGAWDGKGDFDLLEPYILDKKKRRALPIIGDPDPDTLWRLELFFDAVALSIERETGVMIQPILKMHHEGFGRIVLIAGRLIAVNKQLRDVHRFGFDNFVNLAQEGDKYVSDGIDLIRKFPDVANY; from the coding sequence ATGACGGCAAAAATGGAGCAGCAGGGCAGCGCGGTCAATGCGCCATTCCTCATCGAATTGGTCAAGATTTGGCGTGCTCAAGATGCCAACGGAGCTTGGGACGGGAAGGGCGATTTTGATCTGCTCGAACCCTATATCCTGGACAAGAAGAAACGGCGCGCATTGCCGATTATCGGTGATCCCGATCCCGATACACTGTGGCGGCTTGAGCTGTTCTTCGATGCGGTCGCGCTGTCGATCGAGAGGGAGACCGGCGTTATGATTCAGCCGATTCTGAAGATGCATCATGAAGGCTTCGGACGGATAGTACTCATCGCAGGCCGGCTGATCGCCGTGAACAAGCAGCTGCGCGACGTGCATCGCTTCGGATTCGATAATTTCGTCAATCTGGCTCAGGAGGGGGATAAATATGTCAGCGACGGAATTGACCTGATTCGGAAATTCCCAGACGTGGCGAACTATTGA
- a CDS encoding CCE_0567 family metalloprotein, with protein sequence MLTHGDRETLKAELRKVSAKATQAKMDLHDLSEELPINWTSIMVVAQKAYDAYAELERKGRDLKALEKT encoded by the coding sequence ATACTCACTCATGGCGATCGTGAAACACTGAAGGCCGAGCTAAGGAAAGTGTCGGCCAAGGCGACGCAAGCCAAGATGGATTTGCACGACCTTTCGGAAGAATTGCCCATCAATTGGACCTCGATCATGGTGGTGGCGCAGAAGGCGTACGATGCCTATGCCGAACTTGAGCGCAAGGGCCGCGACTTGAAGGCGCTTGAAAAGACTTAA